Proteins encoded together in one Candidatus Buchananbacteria bacterium CG10_big_fil_rev_8_21_14_0_10_42_9 window:
- the dnaN gene encoding DNA polymerase III subunit beta, whose product MKLICTQENLLYGLSIAGHIAAKSANLPILNNVLIKSTDNGIILMATNLEIAVSCQVRGKVESKGETTTQSRLLTDYISFLPKENITLEVVGGDTLSVQCKKNKTKIKGLSATDFPVIPDVVKENPIIVGIDDLRQALSEVAFAITVNETRPEISGVFMQFSKENITLAATDSYRLAERVLEVKKGGSNKSVIVPVRTILELLRILGSVKSDIAIEEVEEVKIYLNDNQILFNVGEIDITSRLIEGQYPDYKQIIPDKGKTKTTVSRVDLIKAVKAASLFTRSGIFDISLDFSAKDNKITITSSNNQLGENTTDINTEVSGEGNSTVLNYRYLLDVLQVIDTSEVVVEVIDGSSPVIVRPSSDEQYIYIIMPIKQ is encoded by the coding sequence ATGAAATTAATATGTACCCAAGAAAATTTGCTCTACGGATTATCCATAGCTGGGCATATCGCCGCCAAAAGCGCTAACCTGCCAATCCTAAATAACGTCTTAATCAAAAGCACTGATAACGGTATTATACTAATGGCTACAAATTTAGAGATTGCGGTGAGTTGCCAGGTGCGCGGTAAGGTAGAGTCTAAGGGCGAAACTACCACCCAGTCACGCCTATTAACCGACTACATTAGTTTTTTACCCAAGGAAAATATTACCCTGGAGGTGGTTGGGGGGGATACCTTATCGGTCCAATGTAAAAAAAATAAAACTAAAATCAAAGGCTTATCAGCAACAGATTTTCCAGTTATCCCTGACGTGGTAAAGGAAAACCCGATAATTGTAGGTATTGATGATCTTCGTCAAGCTTTGTCAGAAGTGGCGTTTGCTATTACCGTGAATGAAACCAGGCCAGAAATTTCAGGCGTTTTTATGCAGTTTAGTAAAGAAAACATAACCTTAGCCGCGACTGATAGTTATCGGCTCGCAGAACGCGTTTTAGAAGTTAAAAAAGGGGGTAGTAATAAATCGGTGATTGTGCCGGTACGCACCATACTAGAGTTACTTCGCATTTTAGGTAGTGTTAAAAGCGATATCGCAATTGAAGAGGTGGAAGAAGTGAAAATATATCTTAACGACAACCAGATTTTATTTAATGTTGGCGAAATTGATATCACCTCACGGTTAATTGAAGGGCAGTATCCTGACTATAAACAAATTATCCCAGACAAGGGTAAAACCAAGACAACTGTAAGCCGGGTGGATCTAATTAAAGCGGTTAAGGCCGCGAGTTTATTTACCCGCTCTGGTATTTTTGATATCTCTTTAGATTTTTCAGCCAAAGACAACAAAATCACTATCACCTCGTCTAATAACCAGTTGGGCGAAAACACTACCGATATTAACACAGAAGTAAGCGGAGAGGGTAATTCCACCGTGTTAAATTATCGCTATCTATTAGACGTGCTGCAGGTAATTGACACTTCTGAGGTTGTGGTGGAGGTAATAGATGGGTCAAGCCCAGTCATAGTAAGGCCAAGCAGCGACGAGCAATACATTTATATCATCATGCCGATTAAGCAATAA